In a single window of the Porites lutea chromosome 14, jaPorLute2.1, whole genome shotgun sequence genome:
- the LOC140924040 gene encoding uncharacterized protein, with product MSDRVALPLPSGNVQTRVFRSNSFNPPPPLGCHRSRRTLSLPSREKPLIPPVISENPECSRQESEQYRQEILTQPQQPQILIDCCEHEVGWLSPVLGLFFSILLYIWACLLSISVQDKDTFAV from the exons ATGTCCGACCGTGTGGCGCTTCCTCTACCCTCAGGCAACGTACAAACACGTGTCTTTCGGAGCAATTCTTTCAACCCCCCTCCACCGCTGGGATGTCATCGCTCTCGAAGAACGCTAAGTCTTCCTTCACGAGAGAAGCCACTCATTCCTCCGGTAATTTCGGAAAATCCCGAATGTTCCCGACAAGAAAGCGAACAGTATCGTCAGGAAATATTGACGCAGCCGCAGCAACCGCAAATACTAATAGACTGTTGCGAACACGAAGTTG GTTGGCTTAGTCCTGTCCTAGGATTATTCTTCAGCATTCTACTATACATTTGGGCGTGCCTACTCTCTATATCTGTTCAAGACAAAGACACATTCGCTGtgtaa